A window of Saimiri boliviensis isolate mSaiBol1 chromosome 1, mSaiBol1.pri, whole genome shotgun sequence genomic DNA:
GAGACAGCACCCTCTCAGTGAGCCCAGTACTGAGGGAGGACCCGCCGGGAGGGGTGGCCTGGACAGCCCCTCCACGGAGGTCAGATGTCAGGCGGCCTTGAGGGAGGTATGATCTAAAGCCGGATCATTTGCTGTGTTTGAGGCTGTCTGTTCTGTGCCTCCTCGGTCACCTTACCTGGATCTGTTCCTATTGCCTTGGTGTGATTTTATCCACCAGAAACTGTCTTCAGCTATTTCCCCAGTAACTTCTAACTAAAAACCTGGGTCTTGCCTGGTTCACCCTCTCCTGCTCAACTCCAGAGCCACATCCCAAGTGCTGCCAGACTTGTCATAGACACCGTGAAGCCCAGACTGAAGGAGCACTAGACCCCAGGACCATTACCAAGCCCCAGCTGCCTCCTTTCAGACTGGGGCCTCCACTTGCCAGACCGCTAGTTTTGAAGGCCACACTCATCTTtgtctccttttcctctctggCTCCTTCATTCATGTGACAAGTATACATCAAATGCCCACCCCAACTTCCCCTCCCAGGACTCCAATCTGGTGGCTTTCTAGCGGGGAGTCCAGGCTGCTCCCCCTTCTCTGGTGAGGCTTGGCAAAATGCCTGCAGAGCTCCCTGAGCTCCACCTTCTGGACACCCTCCCTTTCAGCAGCAAGCACAGGCTTGGCAGCCCAACCCACAGGTGCCACTGTCACTGAGGTGAGGACCCCTAATATAGGGCTATTCCCAGCCATAGGGGCTGGCTGGACTGCAAGAGGCTCCCTGCAGCCAGACAAATGTGAAAATACCTTGTTGTTTTGTGCTGAGGCCCCCCAACAAAACACATCAAAGCAGCTGGGTCCTCTGGGCATGGTAGGTTCTGCAAAGGACACAATGTGAGCAGCCTGCATGGACGTCAACCTGATAGGGCCACCAATGCAAAAGCATCTTCAACAAATTACAGTAAATAAGGAAATAGATGTGTGTAAACATTTTGATTACCCATTCAAGCTGTTTTTATTTGGTGAATTCAGAATCCTTTGTTAGCACAGTAACACGTCAGAAAGATAGATTTTTAAGAGCTCTTTTGAGGAAACATGTTTGTATTTGGTGACTCCCATCTGTAGCTGCAGCAAGCCACAATGGTCAGGATGGGTGGCATGAGCTAGTGCTACCAAGCTGGACTCAGAAAGAGCAGGAAGAGAAAGGGCTAGTGTCTGAGCAGTCAGGGTGGGCTTCCTAGAAGAGGTGCCTGTCCTCCCAGGAACTGGTACTCAGAGTAGTTTCTTGTCCTCCTAAAGTTTAGAGTGGAAATACTTTGCAAAAGAGGTCCCCAACCCTAAGTGTGAGGGCCAACCTCCTGTGCTTAGTAGGCATACAAATGTCCCCAGATGGGTGACATCAAGATGTTCTGGTCCTAGGTCTGCTGAGAGCCTCTCTTGGGAATGTTGTAGGTACTGCCTCTCCCTTTTAGGAAACACCATATCCTCCTACCACTAACCCGTGTACTTGCCCTAACCAGCAATCTGTAACATCCTCGGCCTCAGGGACGTGAGTAGAGGGTGACTCTGAGCTCCCAATAGTGTCTAATTGGCTCAAATAAGCCTACTTTTTGATCCTCACCCTAGCTGCACTCCCCACCAAGCAGCTTAGAGAATGCAAATCAGCCCCATAAAGTCTCCATAGTTGATAGGGAACCCAAAACCTCAACATTACCCTTTCCCAAGCCTCAAAATTGCTCTCACCCTGACCCAGGCACACCCAGTCAATTCTTACCTTTGATCCTCCTCCCAGGATTGGAAAGGATCAATTTCTGGTCAGTCCTGCCCGAGGCTGTGCTTACCTGCTCTGTTTGTACCTAATATTGCATGAGTAACCTTGCCAGTATCTATGGTGGCAAGTGCTTCATCcattctctcctcttccccaGAAAAGACTAatagggagggaagaaagatgtGCAGAAGCTAAGGtgctctcttccttctctgccaaGGTCACCCCTACATCTACTCCCTGCAAGTCTGCTCTTTCCCTTGACATTCAGCAAATATTGGTTTAACActgaccatgtgccaggcactgtgctgggcactgagagTGCAGTGATGAAGAACAGGGCCTGACTTCAGGAAGTTCAGGGGTGTGAATGGGAGGAGGGACTCAGAAGCAAGCCAACAGGGACAGTGTGAGTGATGGGGGCCGCTCAGCACACTGAAGGGATCCCAAAAGGTGAGAGacctcccatccaagtactaaccaggcccgaccctgcttagcttccgagatcagaagAGATCGGgtgcgttcagggtggtatggccgtagacaaGGTGAGAGACCTCTAACCTGAGTCCTACGTGAGAAGCAAGAGCAGACGCAGGGCAAAGATGGGGGTCGGCCCACCATTCCTAGACAAAAGGGAGAGTCTGAGAAGTGGAGACCAGATTGTTTTGGAATCTGCCCATTGTGCGTGGGGAGGTAGGAGTGACTTTCTCGAAGTGGACTGTAGGCTTTGTGAGGATTCAGGCTGTTGGGGGGCAGGAGGGATGGTAAGCTGCCTTTCAGCAGGGCTTGCTTCTAGGAAATTGATTCTGGCTGTAGGGAGTGTGGAGGCAGTCCTGGATTCCAGGCAGGCTTCTgccacttcccagctgtgtggcCGTGGACAAATCATTTCCCCCTCAgatcctcatctgtgaaatgcagACAGCAGTTGTGACGATCAAAAAAAATATTTACGTAAAGCACCTGGAACTGAACAggcacagagggagggaggaacgcTGTGAAGCTGCCTCTGCCCCTTGCCCTGGgtcttcccccacccctccttTCTTGGCTCCCCTGTGGTCTCAGAGTGTTTCTTGACCATTGTTTATCAGGGAAGGATCACATGGAGAAGCCAACAGAGCAGCCAGGAAGCAGCCTGGGTGGaacagggctggggaggaaagGAGCATGGGTACATTCTCAAGCGTTCCAGAAGGTCTCAGGGTAGAGGCTGCTTGTGTGGGCAAGGGGAGCCCGGCAGGGAATGAGCTGGTCTCAATTCCTTCCCCTGAGCTGGGCCCTCAACCTTCAGAGGTGCTCCCTGGGACTGGTCCTACTTCCTATGCCACCTCTGATCCCAAGGTGACGCTGCCAAAATCAGGGGAATGCCAGCGATTGTGACGGTGTCACCAGGGAGGGGAAGTTTAGTACGCGTCTGGCTGCGCCCCAGCCCTCACACGGAGCTTCTCACCCAGCACTACGTCTGTGTTTTCCCAGGATCCAGGGAGCCAGACAGCCTCAGTATTCATCTGCGCAGCCATGGAGGCCCTGGAACCTGGAGATGACCGCGCCTCCCCGGCCTCGTCCACTAGCGGCCTGGACCTGCGGCATCTATCCCTGCACGCGGACTCGGCCTACAGCTCTTTCTCCGCAGCCTCTGGCTGCCCTGAGCCGCTCACGCCGTCGCCAGGGACGGACCTCTTTCCTTACCTAGACTGGGACTATGTACGCGTGGTTTGGGGCGGcccggcccccgcccccgccccgcccgaCGCTGCACTTTGCACATCCCCGCGGTCACCTTCGCACATCCCCACGGTCGCCGCCCCCAGTGGGCCGCAGACACCAGAGGTCCTGGGAACCCCAGGGTCACTGAGCAGGCAGGCCACCCCGCTGTTGTACGCTCTGGCGGCGGAGGCGGAGGCCACGGCTCAGGCTGCCGAGCCGCCCAGCCCGCCGGCCTCGAGGGCCGCCTACCGCCAGCGGCTGCAGGGTGCCCAGCGGCGAGTGCTCCGGGAGACGTCATTCCAGCGCAAGGAGCTCCGCATGAGCCTGCCCGCCCGCCTGCGGCCCACTGTCCCCGCACGGCCCCCGGTGACGCACCCGCGCTCCGCCTCGCTCAGCCACccgggtggggagggagagcccGCGCGCTCCCGGGCTCCCGCTCCAGGAACCGCCGGCCGGGGTCGCCTAGCCAACAAGCAGCGGAAGTGGTGCTTCTCAGAGCCAGGAGAGCTGGATCGCGTGGGTCAGGGCGGTGGGCCGGCCGGGGAATGCCTGGGTGAGGCCTGCTCCAGCTCTGGCCTGGCTGGGCCCGAGCCTTTGGAGTTCCAGCATCCGGCACTGGCTAAGTTTGAAGATGGCCAGGTCAGATGGCTGTCTGAGAGGCAGCCCCAAGGTGCAACGGACCTAGACTCCAGGTCCTTGAAGCTTGGTGATGTCTATAGGCCTGCCAGTCGGAGTCGGAGCGCCTCAGGCCAAGTCTTGGGTTCCTGCGGGGGATCAGGAGGGACCATTCCGATTGCCCAGGTATGGAAGACAGAGATGCAGGCGGGGGAGCATCTGGGAAACAAAACTTGAGCCACATTTCAGTAGACTGTTCACCTTTCCAGGCTGTTCCCCAAGGAGCAGAAACCCCCAGACCATTGTTTCAGACCAAACTTTCCAGGTGAGAGACACAGACCACTCTGTGGACCAAGTTGGGGGAAGGTAGCTTGTATAGCTTTTGCTCAACAAAGGAAAGGGCTTCCTACCTACCGCCAGTCTGAGCCTTCTGATTCTTTTGCACCCTACTGTCTCCCTGGTGCAACACCAAGAGCTTCCTTCCTGTCACTGTGGTCACTGTGTGGTCCCTGCCTCTAGGTTCTTGCCTCAGAAGGAGGCTGCGGTGGTGCATCATGCAGAGGTACCCCAGAGCAGCCCTGCTGACTGTGAGCAGAGGATCTCAGAGACCTGCACTGTGCCTGCCCAGCTCCCTTCCCTTCCTGATGAAGTGTTCCTGGAAGAGGCCCCGTTGGTCACAATGAGATCACCACCAgacccctgtgcctcccaggGACCCCCAGCCAGGTAATTCCCTCTTGCTTCCAGGCATCGTGAggcaccccccaacacacacatctACAAAATGCTAGAGGGCTAAGAACCCTCTCTAGCTGAAGCCTGGTGATGGGGGTAGGGACAGATGGCCCTTGGAGGCCACCATTTGTCTGTGGCTGGAGCTTTTCTTGATTCGGTGTCTTTTCTGCTTCCAGTGTTCAAGCCTCTGGCCAGCAGTATGGAACTGTCTCTGGCCAAAGAACTGGCCAGGCTACAGTCCCCCCAGAGTACCTGCTCTATGAGTGTCCAGGAACTGCAGGGGCAGATGACTGCTGGCAGGGGGTGAATGGTTCTGTAGGTATTTCCAGACCCACAAGCCATTCCCCCACTGGGACTGTAACTGACGACATCCCAACTATTGACCCCATTGGACTGACCACCAATCCCCCCACAGCTGCTGAGAGTGACCTCCTCAAACCTCTTCCAGTCGATGCTTTGGGACTTTCAGGCAATGATACCCCAGGTCCCCTTCACAACACTGTCCTGGGCAGGGGCACTGGCCAGCCTGGTTCCAGGCCCACATGGCCTAGCCAGTGCCTCGAGGAGCTGGTTCAGGAGCTGGCCAGATTGGATCCCTCTCTAAGTGACACTCTTACTTCCCAGCCCATCCCAGAGCCACCCCTGGGCCTGCTGGATGGGCTGATTCCTTTAGCAGAGGTCCGGGCTGCAATGCGGCCTGCCTAtggggaggctggagaggaggcTGCTGGTACTTTTGAGTCAGGGTGAGTGAGGGGTACCAGGGATTCTGAACTCTGAGCCCCTGAAGTCGGGGGCAGGAAACTTAGAGAGCTTTGGCTTTGTTCCCAGGTCTTATCAGCTCAGCTTCACCCAGCCCTtgccagctcctcaggaggagGCAAGGTTTGAAAACCCTGCCACCGAGCCTGTGCCTGACCAGTCATGTGGCCAGGAGCTCCCTGTACCAAACGACAGCATCCAGGGCAAGAAAGTGAGTGGAGAGGGGCTGGTGGAGGCTGGGAGTAGGTAGGAGCCCAGAGCCTGGGCAGAGAAGTCAGGAGCCTGGCCCCAGCCTTGAGCCTTCCCTGCAGGTGGAGCTGGCCGCCCTCCTCCAAAAGATTCTTCAGGACCTTCATACGGAGCAGGAGCGGCTGCAAGGGGAGGCCCAAGCATGGGCCAGGCGCCAAGTGGCTCTGGAGGCAGCAGTGCGCCAGGCTTGTGCCCCCCGGGAGCTGGAGCGGTTTAGCCGGTTCATGGCCGACTTAGAGCGCGTGCTTGGCCTCCTGCTGCTGTTGGGCAGTCGCCTGGCGCGCGTGCGCCGCGCCCTGGCCCGGGTGGCTTCAGACAGCGACGCTGACGAGCAGGTAAAAGAGGTTCAGGTTGCAAGCGCGTAGGGCGGTGAGGGGCCTGCTGTCTCTGGCTGGAACCATTCCGCGAGCTGTGGTGCCCTTGCTCGGCTCACGGCACCTCTTCCTGCGGctccaggcctctctgctgcagcgACTCCGGCTtctgcagaggcaggaggaggacgCTAAGGAGCTGAAGGAGCACGTGGCGCGGCGCGAGCGGGCGGTGCGGGAGGTGCTGGCGCGAGCACTGCCGATGGAGGAGCAGCGCGCCTATTGTGCCCTGCTGGCCGGCAAGGCCGCGGTCCTGGCCCAGCAGCGCAGCCTGGACGAGCGCATCCGCCACCTTCAGGACCAACTGGACGCCATCAGGAACGACCTTGGCCATCATTCCCCATCTCCCAGGCCGGCCCGGCCCCCAGGGACCTGTCCTCCGGATCAGCCGGCCTTCCCTCTTCTCCTTACCTAGTTATAGATGGAGAGGGTGGGGAGCATCACCCCTACCTCTGTCCCACGTAAGTGGGGTGATGCTGATTTATTCTGTGCTTTTGCCTTCAGGGATTGGGGAGGACCCAGGCCAGGCCTCTCTAAGATATTCCTCCAAAGTGTTCTCATGTGGCCTTACCCAGGCCTTGTGGGTTATTTGGTAATTAATTTATGGATCTTAAGACTGCAGTATTCCCCCATTTTGTGATGACAGTGCGGGGCTGTCAGGGGTTGGTTGGAGGGAGGAGACAAGGGAGAGGCGCACTTAAGGTGCAGAGCAGCCTCTTTTCaataaaaatggttaagaaaaGTGTGTGTGTCAGCTGCAGCACAGCTGTGGAAGGAGTGAGGGGTCTTGTTTACACACAGTCACCAGCCCTGCCTGACTCGAGCAGAAGAAGGATTTGCAGAATATCAGTCAACTGCGGCAATGTTTAGTTAGCCTGGAGAACCTGGCTTGAAAACAGGAGGGAACAGGGAAATACTGGGCTTTCGGCTCTGCTGTCACCAGTATTTTCTAACTGTTCCAGTGACTGTGTCACAGCCACAAAAACCTAGGTCTGATTGGCTGAGTCCTGGATTCCTTAGCTGGTTTCTAGCCAACATCCCAGCTTCAGTAGTGAAAATGGGAGTCCTGTCTCCTTTCAATACTCAAATGGGTTCAGATGCTTTGCTGCCTAAATTCCCTGACAAATATTCAGTGCACTTGGACATTTGGGGACATTAATTCCAAAATGAATGTATGCCCCCAAATGTCCAAGAAAGAACTTTCTTCTTCCAGTTATGTTATCAAGACTGCTTATCTTCCTCTCCTTCAGAGACTCCCCTCCCCCACCGCTGCCCCTGAGGCGGGCAGTCGAGGGTGGGAGCTGAAGGTGAGGGGTAGGAGACCTCAAGACCTTCCATGCTGGGACTAAGGACCTGGAGATACAACTGTGGTTGTAATCTGGTGGTGGGCTGCAGTGGGAAGTGGGAAGTTAGGGGCTGGAGTGGTATGACACGCAGGACTCCTCAATGTGTGCATCAACCCCGAGTATATAGAATCAAAGTTAGGTTCGCAGATATACATGTTGAAATCTGCATCAGCCTTTGTAGCTGCAAATGCTGGGGACAGCAACATTGTTCCACAAATATTCGGTGTATTTTTGGAAATTGGGCACATTAAAAGGCATGTTTATGTGTATTTAAAGCCAACTGACCCCTGAGTGAGAAATCTCTGCTTCTGGGCTTGTTTTCTGATGTGTATTGTCACCGAGTGCAACTGGTTGGGAATTTTAAATGGTCGTATTCATACCAAAAGCATTTGTTATAACAGTTGTGCTATTGAGCACAGAACAATGCTCACATTATGCCTTTTTATAAAAAACGTATGGGGCTCCTGCTGAGGCCTTTGTGGGTTCTAACATTATGCTTTGCTTTGCCCCTTTGAACACAGTGGGCAGGGCCTCCACGCCAAGGTCTTCAGCCTAGCAAACACACTCAGAGACACATTCTGGATGGAAGCTGCTAATTTCTGCCTTTTCCTCTGTACAGACCCTGTTGCATTATTCCACTGTGGTGTTCTTAAAAACACAGCTAcggtgtgggggtgggggctcagcctataaccccagcactttgggaggccaaggtgggcggatcacgaggtcaggagatagagaccgtcctggccaacatggtgaaactctgtctctatgagaatacaaaagttagctctGCGTGGTGgcgtgtccctgtaatcccagtttactggggaggctgaggcaggagaatcgcttgaaccagagagtgggaggttgtagtgagctgagatcgcgccactgcactccagcactccagcctcgacAGAGTGGGTGGgtgacgacagagtgagacccgtctcaaaaaaaaaaaaaaaaaaagaaaaaggaaaaacatagcTAACATCTCCATTAAGATAATGGGAATCGTGCATTTCAAACAAAGCACCCCTGGTCCGGCTGGGCATGGGGAGCACAGGGGAGCAGGGGTGTCTGCCATCTTCATATTAAACTGGACTGGTTGTGTGCTGGGTTTTTCCACGGGGAAATAAATATGAGGCTTTTGTGCTCGTCCTTGCCAGACCGGAAGAACCCCCCAAATAAGGCCACACCTCCTGATATGGATCTTGCCTTGGTCTTCTTGCCCCAGGTTTTCTCCCTTCCAAATCAATTATTTCTCCAGAGGGCAAGAATGAGCTCACCATTATTTGTTCCATATCAGCACCACAGATTCAAGACTTGGCGGGGACCAGAAGCCCGGTGAATGGACCCTTCAGGACACTGCCAGCAGAGGGCGCTGTCCTCCTTTTGGTGAAAGCTGGTACCCACACTTCGCCCGCCACACGCAGCTTCTCCAGCTACCAGGCCCTCTAGGCCAGCCACAGGGACGTTCACTTGCCCTGCTGAGCTGTTCTATTAGGCCCGAAAGCTGGAGCTGAGCCTTTTGCTTCTTTCAGAAAGAAACCCTTGACCAGCCAGGCAGCGAAAGGCTGACTGTCTTTTCTTTGCCACTGGGCCTTTACTGGAAAGTTGCTGGCCAATGAAAAGTGGGAGAGAGGGCAGCCAGGGGGAGGGGCGTGGGGGGATTTAAATGCACATTGATTAAATCATATCCTCCTAATATGGATTTAATCAGTGCATTTTTTGATCTCGAACATCAATATCAAAAAAGAGCCTTGCGTAGTCTCCCGGGGTGGGAAAGAGGGTTGCATGGGTCCCTATCGGGGTTTCTGCCCCCCACCTCCTTTAGCCGCCGGTGCCCCCGCCCCATCCTCCTTCCTGGCTGCCTGCCGCGGTGCTCTTGGGCTTTTGGGAAGCGCAGGCTGCGGCTGGCATCGTTGCTAGGCAACAGGCAGCCCCGCGGCCGCCTTCTCCGCTGTCTTATTCCGCCCCCGCTGCTCCTCCTAATATGGATTTAATCAGTGTACTTTTTACCTTCAGGCAGTAAATTGGAAACGGAACAGGGAAGCCGTGTTCTGCGGTGCCCCAAACCGGCGCGCAGTCTGTCTTGTACATCCTGCTCGGCACAGAAC
This region includes:
- the SHROOM1 gene encoding protein Shroom1, giving the protein MEALEPGDDRASPASSTSGLDLRHLSLHADSAYSSFSAASGCPEPLTPSPGTDLFPYLDWDYVRVVWGGPAPAPAPPDAALCTSPRSPSHIPTVAAPSGPQTPEVLGTPGSLSRQATPLLYALAAEAEATAQAAEPPSPPASRAAYRQRLQGAQRRVLRETSFQRKELRMSLPARLRPTVPARPPVTHPRSASLSHPGGEGEPARSRAPAPGTAGRGRLANKQRKWCFSEPGELDRVGQGGGPAGECLGEACSSSGLAGPEPLEFQHPALAKFEDGQVRWLSERQPQGATDLDSRSLKLGDVYRPASRSRSASGQVLGSCGGSGGTIPIAQAVPQGAETPRPLFQTKLSRFLPQKEAAVVHHAEVPQSSPADCEQRISETCTVPAQLPSLPDEVFLEEAPLVTMRSPPDPCASQGPPASVQASGQQYGTVSGQRTGQATVPPEYLLYECPGTAGADDCWQGVNGSVGISRPTSHSPTGTVTDDIPTIDPIGLTTNPPTAAESDLLKPLPVDALGLSGNDTPGPLHNTVLGRGTGQPGSRPTWPSQCLEELVQELARLDPSLSDTLTSQPIPEPPLGLLDGLIPLAEVRAAMRPAYGEAGEEAAGTFESGSYQLSFTQPLPAPQEEARFENPATEPVPDQSCGQELPVPNDSIQGKKVELAALLQKILQDLHTEQERLQGEAQAWARRQVALEAAVRQACAPRELERFSRFMADLERVLGLLLLLGSRLARVRRALARVASDSDADEQASLLQRLRLLQRQEEDAKELKEHVARRERAVREVLARALPMEEQRAYCALLAGKAAVLAQQRSLDERIRHLQDQLDAIRNDLGHHSPSPRPARPPGTCPPDQPAFPLLLT